The Argonema galeatum A003/A1 genome contains the following window.
AGTCCCAAAGTCGATTATGCCTTTAAAAAAATCTTTGGTTCTTCACAAAGCCAAGAGATTTTAATCAGCTTTCTCAATGCGATTATTTATTCAGGAGAGAAAGTCATTCAATCCTTAACCATTGTTAACCCCTATAATCCCGGTCAAGTTCTCAGCTTAAAAGAAACTTATTTAGATGTAAAAGCCATTTTAGCCGATGGCTCACTTGTCCTCATAGAAATGCAAATAGCGCGAGTGAGTGCTTTCAGCAAAAGGGTGATTTATAATGTGGGGAAAGCTTATACAAATCAGTTAGGGATTGGCGAAGACTATTTCAGTCTCACCCCAGTAATTGGCGTGACGATCGTGGATTTTATATTGTTTAACCAAACTCCCGACGTAATCACTCAATTTGTGTTTCAGGAGAAAACAAGAAAATTTGCCTATCCCGATCCTGAATTGCAGCTAATATTTATAGAATTGCCGAAATTTAAGAAAAGTTTATCAGAGTTAACGAGTTTAAGCGATCGGTGGATTTATTTTATTAAGGAAGCAGTCACTTTGGATGAAATACCTGAGAGATTAGGAGAAGTCAGCGAGATAGAACTAGCGTTAAATATTGCCAACCAAGCAAACATGACAGTGGAAGAAGTAGAAGCTGTAGAGCGACGAGCGATGATTTTACAAGACGAAAGAGGGCGGCTGACTTATGCTAAAGAAGAAGGCAGAGAAGAAGGGCGCATCGCCCAAGCGATCGCTCTAGTTATGCGTTTACTGAAAAAGCGTTTTGGAGAAATTTCAGCAGTAATAACCAGCCAAATTGAAAACCTATCTATTCAAGCTTTGGAAAATTTAGCAGAAGATTTGTTAGATTTTAACAGTTTGGCAGATTTGGAAAAATGGTTGGAGAGACGTATTTAGCGCTTATGGATTGACTGCGAAAGCGTTGACGAAAGGTGCGATCGAGTTAGTGCATTAAGGCTTGAGGTGATGCCCCTACCTGGGTTATACTAGGTAGGGGCTGACTGAGGAAGAAAAGATGGCACTAACAAAATTAACTAACTCTGGACAAGTTGCGATTCCTTCAGAAATTATAGAATGGCTTAACTTGAAACCGGGCGACTCGATCGATTTTGCGATCGGGCCAGATGGAAAGGTTTATTTACAACCCACCAAGATTGATGTGAGAGAATTATCTGGTATACTCTATGAAGAAGGTAGAAAAGCTGTTTCTCTAGAAGAAATGGATGCTGCGATCGCTGAGTGTGCAGGAGAGTCAGCTTGAAATGCGATCGCGTTAGTTTATTAAGGTTGAGGTGATACCTACCGGGGTTAGACTGAGTAGGGGCTAGATTACAAGAGTTACCAACTTATTTTGAGGAAAGCGAGTAAACAAAGTGACAGAAGAAAACCCAAATTTAATACTTGAAATCGTTGAATCATTACTACGAGATTTACTAAAAGAAAAGCTGGTATTCCTTTTAATGGGTCGTACCGGAGTAGGTAAATCTAGCACAATCAATTCATTATTTAATAAAACAATAGCTGAAACTAATCGCTATAGACCAACGACAAAAGAAGTTATATTTTATGACCATGGTATTAATGGTGTAAATTTTACATTAGTTGATACTCCTGGTCTTTGTGATGATCTTCCCTCAAAAGGTAACGATCGAAGATATATTGCTGAAATTAAAGATAAAGTCAAACGAATTGACTCACTATGGTTTGTTAGCTGTCTAGACGATAACCGATTGAGTAGAGATGAAATGGAGGCAATAAAACTTATCACAGAAGCTTTTGGTGCAGAGGTATGGAAAAGATCTGTAATTGTTCTTACACACGCAGACAAAGTAACAAAATCGGAGTATGCAGAATGTTTACGCGAGAGATCAAACGTAATACGTGAAGCAATAGCAGATCCAGAATGTGGAGGTTCGGCAAAAAAAATAGTAGATGATATTTACGCCATAGCAGTAAATAATGAAGGTAACAAGAAAAGACCAGATGGAAAAAACTGGCGAGCCGAACTTTATACACAAGTTTTTCTAAAAACAAGTGATAAAGGTTCAGTTCTACTGACCTTAATGACACATGGAGAAATAGCACAGAGACTTGGACTTAGCAAAAAACAAAAGCAATTAATTAGAAAAAGGTTTCTAGAGGCTCTCTGTGCTTATCCAGCAGCAGGGATATCAGTTGCAGCCGTCATAACTGGAGGAGCAAATATTCCTGTAGCAGTAGTTGTAGCCTTTGGTGGAATAATCGGTACTTTGTGTGCTTTTCTTATATCTGAGATACGTGACTGAAATGTAGAGCAATCATCAAACACATAGGCAGATGTCTGAATAAAATGTGTTGGGAAGAACGATCGCTCTTTTCAACCTTAAAATCATTGTAGCCGATCGCTATAATGGTAATTATTACCCCCTAGTGAAACAAGAGGTAGTTTTATTGTGAGATTCCAAGTTATTTTCACATTCGATCCTGAATATGAAGGTTATGTAGCTGAAGTTCCCGCACTTCCTGGCTGTTTGAGTCAAGGTAAAACCTTAGATGAAGCTATTGAAAATATCAAAGATGCTATTAAAGGCTATCTTTACGTGCAAGAAAAACATGGCAAATCGTATGTAGCAAAAGAAACTCAAATGTTCATCGGGGAAGTGGTAGTCTAAATGGGACGATTATCAAATATTTCTGGTAAAGAAGCGGTCAAAGTTTTCAAGAGGTTTGGCTACGAAGTGGATCATCAAACTGGAAGTCATATCATACTTTGGCACGAATCTAA
Protein-coding sequences here:
- a CDS encoding type II toxin-antitoxin system HicA family toxin, with product MGRLSNISGKEAVKVFKRFGYEVDHQTGSHIILWHESKPTLSIPNHRELAPGLLRSLIALAGITVDEFLANR
- a CDS encoding GTPase, yielding MTEENPNLILEIVESLLRDLLKEKLVFLLMGRTGVGKSSTINSLFNKTIAETNRYRPTTKEVIFYDHGINGVNFTLVDTPGLCDDLPSKGNDRRYIAEIKDKVKRIDSLWFVSCLDDNRLSRDEMEAIKLITEAFGAEVWKRSVIVLTHADKVTKSEYAECLRERSNVIREAIADPECGGSAKKIVDDIYAIAVNNEGNKKRPDGKNWRAELYTQVFLKTSDKGSVLLTLMTHGEIAQRLGLSKKQKQLIRKRFLEALCAYPAAGISVAAVITGGANIPVAVVVAFGGIIGTLCAFLISEIRD
- a CDS encoding AbrB/MazE/SpoVT family DNA-binding domain-containing protein — its product is MALTKLTNSGQVAIPSEIIEWLNLKPGDSIDFAIGPDGKVYLQPTKIDVRELSGILYEEGRKAVSLEEMDAAIAECAGESA
- a CDS encoding type II toxin-antitoxin system HicB family antitoxin; the encoded protein is MRFQVIFTFDPEYEGYVAEVPALPGCLSQGKTLDEAIENIKDAIKGYLYVQEKHGKSYVAKETQMFIGEVVV
- a CDS encoding Rpn family recombination-promoting nuclease/putative transposase; protein product: MRFISPKVDYAFKKIFGSSQSQEILISFLNAIIYSGEKVIQSLTIVNPYNPGQVLSLKETYLDVKAILADGSLVLIEMQIARVSAFSKRVIYNVGKAYTNQLGIGEDYFSLTPVIGVTIVDFILFNQTPDVITQFVFQEKTRKFAYPDPELQLIFIELPKFKKSLSELTSLSDRWIYFIKEAVTLDEIPERLGEVSEIELALNIANQANMTVEEVEAVERRAMILQDERGRLTYAKEEGREEGRIAQAIALVMRLLKKRFGEISAVITSQIENLSIQALENLAEDLLDFNSLADLEKWLERRI